In Burkholderia gladioli, a genomic segment contains:
- a CDS encoding ABC transporter permease — MNEPIVPGRETADSTPAAAPDAAAPAAKRLSGTRLGLSNYLGLAGALIAMIALFSVLSSHFLTYDTFSTIANQIPDLVVMSVGMTFVLIIAGIDLSVGSVLALAASFVSVAALKWHWGPLPSALLGIAAAAVTGMLTGAVTVGWRIPSFIVSLGVLEGARGLAYQLTNSRTAYIGDAFDFLSNPFALGISPAFVIAVLVMIVAQFVLTRTVFGRYLVGIGTNEEAVRLAGVNPRPYKIIVFALMGALAGLAALFQISRLEAADPNAGVGLELQVIAAVVIGGTSLMGGRGSVISTFFGVLIISVLAAGLAQIGANEPTKRIITGAVIVVAVVLDTYRSRRTRT; from the coding sequence CCTGGGCCTGTCCAACTACCTGGGCCTGGCCGGCGCGCTGATCGCGATGATCGCGCTGTTCTCGGTGCTCAGCTCGCATTTCCTCACCTACGACACCTTCAGCACCATCGCCAACCAGATTCCCGACCTGGTGGTGATGTCGGTCGGCATGACCTTCGTGCTGATCATCGCCGGCATCGACCTGTCGGTCGGCTCGGTGCTGGCGCTGGCGGCCTCCTTCGTCAGCGTGGCCGCCCTGAAATGGCACTGGGGGCCGCTGCCCTCGGCGCTGCTCGGGATCGCCGCGGCGGCCGTGACCGGCATGCTGACCGGCGCGGTCACGGTGGGCTGGCGGATTCCGTCCTTCATCGTCTCGCTCGGCGTGCTGGAAGGCGCGCGCGGCCTGGCCTACCAGCTCACCAACTCGCGCACCGCCTATATCGGCGACGCCTTCGATTTCCTCTCCAATCCGTTCGCGCTCGGCATCTCGCCGGCCTTCGTGATCGCCGTGCTGGTGATGATCGTGGCCCAGTTCGTGCTGACCCGCACCGTGTTCGGACGCTATCTGGTTGGTATCGGTACCAACGAAGAGGCGGTAAGGCTTGCCGGGGTGAACCCTCGTCCGTATAAAATCATTGTGTTTGCGTTGATGGGCGCGCTCGCGGGGCTTGCGGCGCTGTTCCAGATCTCGCGTCTCGAAGCGGCCGATCCGAATGCCGGCGTCGGGCTCGAACTGCAGGTCATCGCGGCCGTCGTGATCGGCGGCACGAGCCTGATGGGCGGGCGCGGCTCGGTGATCAGCACCTTCTTCGGCGTGTTGATCATCTCGGTGCTGGCCGCGGGGCTGGCGCAGATCGGCGCGAACGAACCGACCAAGCGCATCATTACCGGGGCCGTGATCGTCGTTGCCGTCGTGCTCGACACCTATCGCAGCCGCCGCACGCGCACTTAA